A window from Corythoichthys intestinalis isolate RoL2023-P3 chromosome 10, ASM3026506v1, whole genome shotgun sequence encodes these proteins:
- the sdhaf4 gene encoding succinate dehydrogenase assembly factor 4, mitochondrial produces MSRLTLFVSNCKYFLTNSPILESPLMGWFRHASGAVKDREPLKKAITPQGRFDKDEEKTKDALERFPDDVNPVTKEKGGPRGPEPTRYGDWERKGRCVDF; encoded by the exons ATGTCTCGCTTAACGCTTTTTGTTTCcaactgtaaatattttcttaCAAATAGTCCGATCTTGGAATCACCGTTGATGG GATGGTTCCGCCACGCCAGCGGTGCAGTGAAAGATCGAGAGCCTCTGAAGAAAGCTATAACCCCGCAGGGGCGGTTTGATAAGGACGAGGAGAAAACTAAGGATGCTCTGGAAC GGTTTCCTGATGATGTGAATCCTGTGACAAAGGAAAAGGGGGGTCCTCGAGGTCCAGAGCCCACTCGTTATGGAGACTGGGAGAGAAAAGGTCGATGTGTGGACTTTTAG
- the tlx1 gene encoding T-cell leukemia homeobox protein 1 has protein sequence MDHIGLVGAHLQQHTHAQESISFGIDQILSTVEQSCMLSARMHEPDYGHPLYNCNANSGFACGNGGYNCNGASLGGTYQMNVGVNVSGNNSAPAGVIRVPAHRPVSGGNSCMTPVTGSINNLNALTFPWMESNRRYTKDRFTVSLSPLTVTRRVGHPYQNRTPPKKKKPRTSFTRLQICELEKRFHRQKYLASAERATLAKALKMTDAQVKTWFQNRRTKWRRQTAEEREAERQQANRILMQLQQEAFQKSINQPVTPDPLCLQNSSLFALQNLQPWTENTAKISSVSACE, from the exons ATGGATCACATCGGACTAGTGGGGGCACATCTGCAGCAACACACGCACGCGCAGGAGTCCATCAGTTTCGGAATCGACCAGATTCTCAGCACCGTGGAGCAGAGTTGCATGCTGAGTGCGAGGATGCACGAGCCGGATTATGGGCACCCGCTTTATAACTGTAACGCCAACAGCGGCTTCGCGTGCGGGAACGGCGGATATAACTGCAACGGCGCTTCGCTTGGCGGGACTTACCAAATGAACGTGGGAGTCAATGTGAGCGGGAATAATTCCGCCCCCGCTGGGGTCATTCGCGTACCTGCACACCGACCGGTTAGCGGGGGGAACTCTTGTATGACGCCCGTGACGGGAAGCATCAATAACCTGAATGCTCTCACCTTCCCCTGGATGGAGAGTAACAGACGATACACTAAAGACAGGTTCACAG TGTCTCTCTCACCCCTCACTGTAACACGTCGTGTAGGACACCCGTATCAGAACCGAACGCCGCCGAAGAAGAAGAAGCCGCGAACGTCGTTCACTCGACTACAGATCTGCGAGCTGGAGAAGCGCTTCCACCGCCAAAAGTACCTGGCGTCTGCCGAGCGGGCCACCCTTGCTAAAGCTCTTAAAATGACCGACGCTCAAGTCAAAACCTGGTTCCAAAATAGACGCACCAAATGGAG GCGGCAGACGGCGGAGGAGCGAGAGGCGGAGAGACAACAAGCGAATCGAATCCTCATGCAATTGCAGCAGGAGGCTTTCCAAAAGTCCATCAACCAGCCGGTGACGCCGGATCCGCTGTGCTTACAGAACAGCTCTTTGTTCGCCCTGCAGAACCTGCAACCGTGGACTGAGAACACCGCCAAGATCAGCAGCGTGTCGGCCTGCGAGTAG